DNA from Mesorhizobium loti R88b:
AGCGGGCGAGCGGCTTCGGGGCGGGCGCAGAGGCTGGGTAGACGGGCCGGACTCACCTCACCTGGTCCAGCCACGACATGCATCGCCAAAGGCAAGGACCCCGCTGACCGCGCCCGCAAGGGGGGAGATTGGCCGTCATCGCTGCCTTCGCCAATCTCCAAGGCTAGAAGTTTGGAGCCGCCAGGGAAGCTGCCGGTCTCCCCCTTGCGGGGGAGATGGCCGGCAGGCCAGAGGGGGGCTGTCCCGCCAGCGTTAGATCACATTCAATTCCCTGAACGCCCGCCCTTCAGCGACACGGCTGTACCCAAACGCCGAGCAGTCCACCGTGCGGTAGCCGCCGTGCACGATCAGCTCGGCCAGCGCCTTGCCGACCGCCGGGGCCTGCTGCAGGCCGTGACCGGAAAAACCATTGGCGAAGAGGAAACTCTTAACCTGCGGATGCGGGCCGATCACCGCGTTCTGGTCGAGCGTGTTGTAGTCGTAATGGCCGGCCCAGGCGCGTGTCGGCTTGATCGCCTCGAAGGCCGGAATGCGGGTCGCCAGCACCGGCCAGATCACCTCTTCGAACAGCGGCCAGTCGACCTCGAAATCGGTGGGGTCGGCCGAGCCGTCGCCTTCTTCCGGTTCGGCGCCGCCAGTGAGATAGACCGAGCCTTCCGGCCGGACATAGATGCCGGAGGGATCGACCAGCAGCGGCATATCAGAATATTTGTCGCGCGCCTCGAAGACGAAGACGTTGCGCTTGCGCGGCTCGACCGGCAACACCAGCCCCGCCATGGCAGCCACCGTGCCGGCATTCGGCCCGGCTGAGTTGACGACGATGCCGACTTCCAGCCTGTCGCCATTGTCGAGGCTGACACTGGTCACGCTCTGGCCGTTCCACCTCCGCCTTGCGCATGACTGGAGAGATTTCCGGCGGGCGTCGCCTCCCGAGCAATGCTTTTCATGTTCGTTACTCTTCGTAAGATCGATTATTTCGATGGAGCCCATCTACGTATGAATGCAGGCGTCACAGTAGAGCTTTGAACAGCATCGGTGCGGGTCCGGAACCGTCATCGAGCCAAAAACAGCGGCAATGTCGGCTTTTCAAAGATCCATCTGGTCACACCGCCAAAGAGCCGCTCACGCAGCCGACGGCTGCCATAGGCGCCCATGACGATCATGTCCGCAGAAATGTCGATTGCGTGCTGCGCAAGCACCGTGGCCGCCGATTTGCCGGCACTTGGCAGGAGGTCAACCGACACCCGAGCACCGTGCCGAGTGAGATAGGCAGCGATGTCGGCTCCAGGCTCCGCGCCGTTCCCGTTGTAGTTGGCCTTCGGATCGACCAGGGCGACACGAACTTCCTCAGCAGCGCATAGGAGACCCAGCGCTTCTCGAGCCGCACGGGACGCCTCGACTCGGGAATCCCAACCGACCAGGACGCGCCGTGGCCACAGTGTCGCCTCAGCCCCCTTCGGCACAACGAGCACCGGCTTTCCCGTATCGAACAAGCAGCCGTTGACCACAGGAGGTCCGAGATTCTCGTCGTTGAGGAGCCCCGGTCCGATGATCGTGAGGTCGGCGCAGAGCGCCCGCTGTCGTGCCACTTCACCGAGGCTGGCCGGATCGCAATAGTCGGTGTCAACGTCATAGGCGAGCGACATAGATTCCAGCAGTTTCTGGATATCTTTGGAGCGTTTTTCCAGTCTGACCACGTCCTGTGTAAATCGATCGATTTGCCGAAACCGATCGTTCAATCTGGCAATTGCCTGTCCACGCCCTACCGGCCACTCGGGGACACCATCTCCGATCCGCCGATGCGACATAAGGAGCATCGGAGGGGGTATGATCAGTACGGAAAGGTGCGCGCCGACTTCCGCACACAAGCCGGCAGCGGTTCTGACGTCCTGATCGGAATGGTCAGCGCCGGTCAAACAGAGTACCGTTTTAAAGCCCATTTTCCTGCTTCTTCCTGAGTGTTCGATGAGGGCGTTTCAGGCCGCGAGACCGGCTCACAGCGCGAGGAAAGGGAGTGGAACCACACCCGGCACTCGATTCAGCCGTCCAGCTTCTCGAGCGAGTAGCCGGCCGACCTGACGGTACGGATGACAATACCGGTCGAGGCCGCCTCCAGAGCCCTTCTGAGCCGACTGATGTGGACGTCGACTGTGCGTACACCGACATGGATATTGGCCGGCCAGGCCCCCCCGATCAGCTCGTCCCTACTGAAGACCTTGCCGGGAGCCTCAAGCAAATGCCGAAGCACGTTGAACTCGATCGGTCCGAGATGGATGTCATGGCCATTGCCGCAAACCCGGTGGGCATCGAGCTTCATCTCAAGGCTGCCATAGGAAAGCCAGCTGTTGTTTTCAATCGCGTTTGAACCCGGCTTCGGCAGCGCCAGCCTCGTCCGCAGATAATCGAGCAGCTTGGCCGGCGCCATTGGCCGCACAAAGCTCTCGTCAATCCCGGCCTTCAACAGATCAAGGTGCTGGTTCTCGGCGCCGGGCGCGATCAGGGCAATGATGGGCAGGCCGCCGGTCCGGGGTTCCCGCTTGAGCCGGGCGCAGATTGCGGACCCGGTAAGGCTCGTTGGACCGCAGTCCAGCACCACGGCCTGGAATTCCCGTTCGTCGGCCTTTGCAAGTGCTTCCTTGGCGCCGCCTGCCGGCTCACTGACGAAGCCATCCACCTCCAGTATGTGGCTGAGGAACAGATAGAACTCCGCATCTTGCGAACAGATCAGGACGAGTGGCTTCATCAGCGCTACCCCGAGAACCACATTGGCCTCGACCGCGTCGGCCGCGTGGGCTGGCCATCGCGGCTCCTCAAGGCCTGACATGATCCTCTTGCTCCAAAATTGGTTTCATGCCCGTGCCACCTCGGGATAGGCGTCGATGGCTGCGATGGCATCGTCGACCAGTTTCGTACCGGCCGCGGCGAGTTTGCAAAACGTCTCGAAGCCGAAGCGATGGGCGTCGCGCAGGGTCCTGGACAGAACGACCAGCCGCCCGGCGGTGAAAAGCACGCGCCCGAACCCCTCATGGCTCATTTCGATCATCGGCGATGCCATCAGGCCGGAGCGCTCCTCGATCGCAAGGGCGACGGCAGTGTAAAACTTGTCGAGCCTCCACAGCACGTCCGGATCGGGATCGCCGATGATTGGAATCGTACGCCGCTGTTCCTTGCTGACGATGAAGTCGGCCAGCAACTCACCGTCCGCTGTGCCGTCCCATGACCCGTGGGAATCCTGAGCACGGATCAGCCGCACGAGGCATTTGACGAACGGGCTGGCAAGGGCCGCCTCGTCATCGTTGACAGCAGGGCTAATCGCGACTTCAAACATTTTGCTCTTTCCTCGTTTTAGTCCTCGTCCTCGAAGGAGGGTTTCTTTTCGGCGACACCAGCTTCGGCCAGCACCTTGCGCAGCCAGGGCGGAGGACACGTTCTCAGCATCATCTGCGTGCGCAACAGCACCTCTTGGATGGTTTGTGGCTGCGGCACCTTGATTGGATGGATTTTTGCCGAAATAACCTTGGCTGCCGAAGGCCCGCCGATGGCCAGACAGAACAGCAGATGGCAGCCCTTCAGCGCCTCCACCTTCGGCGTGACGCGGTCATCGCCCTCGGTCCGACGCTTCCCGCTCTC
Protein-coding regions in this window:
- a CDS encoding universal stress protein, producing MGFKTVLCLTGADHSDQDVRTAAGLCAEVGAHLSVLIIPPPMLLMSHRRIGDGVPEWPVGRGQAIARLNDRFRQIDRFTQDVVRLEKRSKDIQKLLESMSLAYDVDTDYCDPASLGEVARQRALCADLTIIGPGLLNDENLGPPVVNGCLFDTGKPVLVVPKGAEATLWPRRVLVGWDSRVEASRAAREALGLLCAAEEVRVALVDPKANYNGNGAEPGADIAAYLTRHGARVSVDLLPSAGKSAATVLAQHAIDISADMIVMGAYGSRRLRERLFGGVTRWIFEKPTLPLFLAR
- a CDS encoding NifX-associated nitrogen fixation protein, coding for MFEVAISPAVNDDEAALASPFVKCLVRLIRAQDSHGSWDGTADGELLADFIVSKEQRRTIPIIGDPDPDVLWRLDKFYTAVALAIEERSGLMASPMIEMSHEGFGRVLFTAGRLVVLSRTLRDAHRFGFETFCKLAAAGTKLVDDAIAAIDAYPEVARA
- a CDS encoding response regulator transcription factor; this encodes MSGLEEPRWPAHAADAVEANVVLGVALMKPLVLICSQDAEFYLFLSHILEVDGFVSEPAGGAKEALAKADEREFQAVVLDCGPTSLTGSAICARLKREPRTGGLPIIALIAPGAENQHLDLLKAGIDESFVRPMAPAKLLDYLRTRLALPKPGSNAIENNSWLSYGSLEMKLDAHRVCGNGHDIHLGPIEFNVLRHLLEAPGKVFSRDELIGGAWPANIHVGVRTVDVHISRLRRALEAASTGIVIRTVRSAGYSLEKLDG
- the nifX gene encoding nitrogen fixation protein NifX, translated to MSSVRRLSLVTDEVHAPMPERRVGALRVAIATQDMKNLNAHFGSAKRFAVYDVTREEWHLVEAVAFDDVSDESGKRRTEGDDRVTPKVEALKGCHLLFCLAIGGPSAAKVISAKIHPIKVPQPQTIQEVLLRTQMMLRTCPPPWLRKVLAEAGVAEKKPSFEDED